From a region of the Candidatus Polarisedimenticolaceae bacterium genome:
- a CDS encoding HyaD/HybD family hydrogenase maturation endopeptidase yields the protein MSEVAILGLGNILMQDDAFGPHVIHALEAGFRFPEGVDVLELGTPGFDLVPYMTGRRAVILVDTAITDGPPGTIKLYRRDALLKVAPSPRPSAHQPTVLETLLSLQFSGSCPEEVLLVGVVPKSCEKGTSMSAELHAAIPEACEEVVKELARLGIEAERRSVPASSQVWWETA from the coding sequence ATGAGCGAGGTCGCGATCCTGGGGCTGGGCAACATCCTCATGCAGGACGACGCCTTCGGCCCCCACGTCATCCACGCGCTCGAGGCGGGTTTCCGCTTTCCCGAGGGCGTCGACGTGCTCGAGCTGGGGACCCCGGGATTCGACCTCGTGCCTTACATGACCGGGCGGCGCGCGGTGATCCTCGTCGACACGGCGATCACCGACGGGCCGCCCGGGACGATCAAGCTCTACCGGCGCGACGCCCTTCTCAAGGTCGCGCCCTCCCCCAGGCCCAGCGCCCACCAGCCCACCGTGCTGGAGACGCTGCTGTCGCTCCAGTTCTCCGGCTCCTGCCCTGAAGAGGTCCTGCTCGTCGGCGTCGTGCCGAAGTCGTGCGAGAAGGGAACCTCGATGTCGGCCGAGCTGCACGCCGCGATCCCCGAAGCCTGCGAGGAAGTCGTCAAGGAACTCGCACGACTCGGCATCGAGGCGGAGCGTCGCTCGGTCCCTGCCTCCTCTCAGGTCTGGTGGGAAACCGCCTGA
- a CDS encoding NAD(P)-dependent oxidoreductase: MRPRSLILTGASGFVGRHVIESARGDCVLYGLSRRSQSRAGVPEHSNVRWLHADITDWESVRAAFRRIVAHGPVDAVVHLAAYYDFTGEQDPLYWRTNVEGMRHVLEATKESGIRNFVFSSSLAVSRFPDPGKVLDETSPPDGVEIYSVTKAAGERMLGEYDGAIKSSIVRFAALFSDWCEYPPLFALMETWTGRNWNRRLVAGRGRTGLPYLHVREIPPMLRRVFDRFEVLAPRGVVIASGDGATSQDALFEAVALHGRRHGGEPIHIPKALCGPGMWVRDLAGRLGGHRPFERPWMAKYIDRVMAVNAARTRSLLGWAPRERLEILRRMPFLIENLEMDPIEWHRRNHWAMRRLRVGPNLRIYAMLEKREKQIVSRLTDLMYGPRAGERFPTYQRLVHDPPQWQHGQALHALMNAIRTRERGIFFAFCEELADRRFAAGFPAAEVCDAVETVGRIAAEEILEEPEAADLREEIEDYVTMPLKFGIDHILDRYDVLAEQRRAGGETVTPVGTP, translated from the coding sequence ATGCGTCCGCGCTCGCTGATCCTGACGGGCGCGTCGGGGTTCGTCGGTCGACACGTCATCGAGTCCGCGCGGGGCGACTGCGTCCTGTACGGGTTGTCGAGGCGCTCGCAGTCCCGGGCCGGCGTCCCGGAGCACTCCAACGTCCGGTGGCTGCACGCCGACATCACGGACTGGGAGTCGGTGCGCGCCGCGTTCCGGCGAATCGTCGCCCACGGCCCCGTCGACGCGGTCGTCCACCTCGCGGCGTATTACGACTTCACGGGGGAGCAGGACCCCCTGTACTGGAGGACGAACGTCGAGGGGATGCGGCACGTCCTCGAGGCGACGAAGGAGTCGGGGATCCGCAACTTCGTCTTCTCCTCCTCCCTCGCGGTGAGCCGATTTCCGGATCCGGGGAAGGTCCTCGACGAGACGAGCCCCCCCGACGGCGTCGAGATCTACTCCGTCACGAAGGCCGCCGGCGAGCGGATGCTCGGCGAATACGACGGCGCCATCAAGTCGTCGATCGTGCGATTCGCGGCGTTGTTCTCGGACTGGTGCGAGTACCCGCCGCTGTTCGCGCTGATGGAGACCTGGACGGGAAGGAACTGGAACCGGCGCCTGGTCGCGGGCCGGGGCCGGACGGGGCTCCCGTATCTCCACGTCCGCGAGATCCCCCCGATGCTCCGTCGGGTCTTCGATCGATTCGAGGTGCTCGCGCCCCGCGGGGTCGTGATCGCCTCGGGGGACGGCGCGACCTCGCAGGACGCGTTGTTCGAGGCGGTCGCGCTGCACGGCCGGCGCCACGGGGGCGAACCCATCCACATCCCCAAGGCCCTGTGCGGCCCGGGGATGTGGGTGCGGGACCTCGCGGGACGGCTCGGCGGACACCGTCCGTTCGAGCGCCCCTGGATGGCGAAATACATCGACAGGGTGATGGCGGTGAACGCCGCCCGCACGCGGTCGCTTCTGGGCTGGGCGCCCCGCGAACGCCTCGAGATCCTCCGCCGGATGCCGTTCCTGATCGAGAACCTCGAGATGGACCCGATCGAGTGGCACCGCCGCAACCACTGGGCGATGCGCCGACTGCGCGTCGGTCCGAACCTCCGTATCTACGCGATGCTCGAGAAGCGCGAGAAGCAGATCGTCTCCCGGCTGACCGATCTCATGTACGGGCCCCGCGCGGGAGAGCGGTTCCCGACCTACCAGCGCCTGGTCCACGACCCTCCGCAGTGGCAACACGGCCAGGCGCTCCACGCGCTCATGAACGCCATCCGCACCCGCGAGCGCGGCATCTTCTTCGCGTTCTGCGAGGAGCTGGCGGATCGACGGTTCGCGGCGGGGTTCCCGGCGGCGGAGGTCTGCGATGCCGTCGAGACCGTCGGCCGGATCGCGGCGGAGGAGATCCTCGAGGAACCGGAAGCCGCGGATCTGAGGGAGGAGATCGAGGACTACGTCACGATGCCGCTCAAGTTCGGCATCGACCACATCCTCGACCGTTACGACGTCCTCGCCGAGCAGCGGCGGGCCGGGGGAGAGACGGTCACGCCGGTCGGGACGCCCTGA
- the hypE gene encoding hydrogenase expression/formation protein HypE has protein sequence MSERHPGEALRHLACPIPATEHEHVLLAHGGGGRFSQRLVEGMFLEAFDNPALARLHDGAVLDLGGARLAFSTDSYVVSPMFFPGGDIGSLAVHGTVNDLAMCGASPLALSCGFIVEEGLRMEDLWRVVRSMGSAAAAAGVPIATGDTKVVDRGKGDGLFVNTSGVGLVPKGISIDPARARPGDVVLINGPIADHGIAILSVREGLEFETAIVTDSAPLHRLVARLLDALGDDVHVLRDPTRGGVASAMNEIAKSARVGIRLDERRIPVRDEVRGACEILGFDPLYVANEGKCLAIVARERAEEALAVMCADEFGGQSAIVGEVTDGPAGQVVLRSRVGGDRVVDLLSGEQLPRIC, from the coding sequence ATGAGCGAGCGGCACCCGGGCGAGGCCCTTCGCCACCTGGCCTGCCCCATCCCCGCGACCGAACACGAGCACGTGCTCCTCGCGCACGGGGGCGGGGGGCGCTTCTCCCAGCGCCTCGTCGAGGGGATGTTCCTCGAGGCCTTCGACAACCCCGCGCTCGCGCGGCTCCACGACGGCGCGGTCCTCGACCTCGGCGGCGCGCGCCTGGCGTTCTCCACCGACTCGTACGTGGTGAGTCCGATGTTCTTCCCCGGAGGGGACATCGGCTCCCTCGCCGTTCACGGGACCGTGAACGACCTCGCGATGTGCGGGGCGTCTCCGCTCGCCCTCTCCTGCGGCTTCATCGTCGAGGAGGGGCTGCGCATGGAAGACCTGTGGCGCGTCGTCCGCTCGATGGGTTCCGCGGCGGCGGCGGCGGGGGTGCCCATCGCCACGGGGGACACCAAGGTCGTCGACCGCGGGAAGGGGGACGGCCTGTTCGTGAACACCTCGGGGGTCGGGCTCGTGCCGAAGGGGATCTCGATCGATCCCGCGCGCGCGCGGCCGGGCGACGTCGTCCTGATCAACGGGCCGATCGCCGACCACGGGATCGCGATCCTCTCGGTGCGCGAGGGACTGGAGTTCGAGACGGCGATCGTCACCGACTCGGCGCCCCTGCACCGGCTCGTCGCCCGCCTGCTCGATGCGCTCGGCGACGACGTCCACGTCCTTCGGGATCCGACCCGCGGCGGGGTCGCCTCGGCGATGAACGAGATCGCCAAGTCCGCCCGCGTGGGGATCCGGCTCGACGAGCGCCGGATTCCGGTCCGGGACGAGGTTCGGGGCGCGTGCGAGATCCTCGGGTTCGACCCGCTCTACGTCGCGAACGAAGGGAAGTGCCTCGCGATCGTCGCGCGGGAGCGCGCGGAGGAGGCGCTCGCCGTGATGTGCGCCGACGAGTTCGGAGGGCAATCGGCGATCGTGGGGGAGGTGACCGACGGGCCCGCGGGGCAGGTCGTGCTGCGCAGTCGCGTCGGCGGCGACCGCGTCGTGGACCTCCTCTCCGGGGAGCAGCTGCCGAGGATTTGCTGA
- the hypD gene encoding hydrogenase formation protein HypD, protein MKYVDEYRGEAEAKRFLELLRRKVTRPWTLMEICGGQTHTFMKFGLDRMLPEQVTLVHGPGCPVCVTPVEMIDRAVAIARRPEVIFTSFGDMLRVPGTGDDLLRVKASGGDVRVVYSPLDAVELARKHPDRQVVFFAVGFETTAPANAMAVRVAKLSGVANFSVLCSHVLVPPAMEAILSAPGNVVQGFLAAGHVCTVMGFEEYEPIAEKYRIPIVVTGFEPLDLLEGVYRVVVALEEGRHGVENQYARTVQREGNRHAIETVHEVFEVGDRAWRGVGFIPASGYKLRPAYAAFDAVTRFDVESVRADENAECIAGLILQGRKKPPECSAFGTRCTPDHPLGAPMVSTEGACSAYFSYARARS, encoded by the coding sequence ATGAAGTACGTCGACGAATACCGCGGCGAGGCGGAGGCGAAGCGCTTCCTCGAGCTGCTGCGCAGGAAGGTCACGCGCCCCTGGACGCTGATGGAGATCTGCGGCGGCCAGACGCACACGTTCATGAAGTTCGGTCTCGACCGGATGCTCCCGGAGCAGGTCACGCTCGTCCACGGCCCCGGGTGCCCCGTCTGCGTGACGCCGGTCGAGATGATCGATCGCGCCGTCGCGATCGCGCGCCGGCCCGAGGTGATCTTTACCTCCTTCGGCGACATGCTCCGCGTGCCCGGGACCGGCGACGACCTGCTTCGGGTGAAAGCGTCGGGTGGAGACGTGCGCGTCGTCTACTCGCCGCTCGACGCCGTCGAGCTCGCGCGCAAGCACCCGGACCGGCAGGTCGTCTTCTTCGCGGTGGGGTTCGAGACGACCGCACCGGCGAACGCGATGGCGGTGCGGGTCGCGAAGCTCTCCGGCGTCGCGAATTTCTCGGTCCTGTGCTCCCACGTCCTCGTGCCGCCGGCGATGGAGGCGATCCTCTCCGCACCCGGGAACGTCGTCCAGGGCTTTCTCGCCGCGGGGCACGTCTGCACCGTGATGGGATTCGAGGAGTACGAGCCGATCGCGGAGAAGTACCGCATCCCGATCGTCGTCACGGGGTTCGAGCCGCTCGACCTGCTCGAGGGGGTCTACCGCGTGGTCGTCGCCCTCGAGGAGGGGCGCCACGGCGTCGAGAACCAGTACGCCCGGACCGTGCAGCGCGAGGGGAACCGCCACGCGATCGAGACGGTCCACGAGGTCTTCGAGGTCGGAGACCGCGCCTGGCGCGGCGTCGGCTTCATCCCCGCGAGCGGGTACAAGCTGCGACCCGCGTACGCGGCGTTCGACGCGGTGACGCGTTTCGACGTCGAGTCGGTCCGAGCCGACGAGAACGCCGAGTGCATCGCGGGGCTGATCCTCCAGGGACGCAAGAAGCCTCCGGAGTGCTCCGCGTTCGGCACGCGCTGCACCCCCGATCACCCGCTCGGCGCGCCGATGGTCTCGACCGAGGGGGCGTGTTCGGCGTACTTCTCCTACGCGAGGGCCCGTTCATGA
- a CDS encoding HypC/HybG/HupF family hydrogenase formation chaperone encodes MCLGVPGKVVSIDPATVDTMPMGRVSFAGIVKDICLAYVPEAKVGDYVLVHVGFAISRIDEKEAGEVFKFLEEMGELEEFGEKRP; translated from the coding sequence ATGTGCCTCGGCGTTCCGGGAAAAGTCGTCTCCATCGACCCCGCGACGGTCGACACGATGCCGATGGGCCGTGTGTCGTTCGCGGGAATCGTGAAGGACATCTGCCTCGCCTACGTCCCCGAAGCGAAGGTGGGCGACTACGTCCTCGTCCACGTCGGCTTCGCCATCAGCCGCATCGACGAGAAGGAAGCGGGGGAGGTCTTCAAGTTCCTCGAGGAGATGGGGGAGCTCGAGGAGTTCGGGGAGAAGCGTCCATGA
- the hypF gene encoding carbamoyltransferase HypF: MTRAPAAAPVSRRRRFEVCGAVQGVGFRPWVYREATLRGLSGWVQNDARGLFVEVEGPASAIEAFERDLTAGGPPNARIESIAATWVEVDGGSAFSIRTSEQVGTKTVAVLADLATCPDCLDEVLDPAGRRHRYAFTNCTRCGPRFTIVRELPYDRPRTTMAAFALCPDCRREYEDPADRRFHAQPVACPACGPTLVLRDADGRALAAGGGAIDAAAGALRDGRIVAVKGLGGFQLLCDAADEGVVGRLRERKRREEKPFALMARDLDAVRELAETDAAAEAALAGAAAPILLLRRNASARVARNVAPGMTTLGVMLPATPMHHLLLRAYEAPVVATSGNLSDEPICTEESEALDRLRGIADVFLVHDRPIARHADDSVAWVLRGETRVLRRARGFAPLPVAVPSSLPAVLAVGAHQKNAVALALGPRVFLGQHVGDLDTPQALAAFERCADDFLRLWDVRPEAIACDLHPDYASSRWAREAATPAGRLPSVPVFAVQHHHAHLASCLAENGVDGRALGVVWDGTGLGDDGTIWGGEFLLGDAAGYRRVASLRPFPLPGGDAAAREPRRVAFALLWALGDPAPPTITDFTEAERRLLTRQLERGLHTPTTSSMGRLFDAVAALAGIRQRSAFEGQAAMLLESAATDVASRPYALPVVSGDGRLELDWRPLVAEIVRDVAAGAEARVVASRFHAALVAAIVEVARAVAEPRVALTGGCFQNRTLAERAARALEAEGFEILLHKHVPPNDGGLALGQAVVAARRLQEV, encoded by the coding sequence GTGACGCGAGCCCCCGCCGCCGCGCCCGTCTCCCGCCGCAGGCGATTCGAGGTGTGCGGCGCGGTCCAGGGGGTGGGATTCCGTCCCTGGGTCTACCGCGAGGCGACCCTGCGCGGTCTGTCCGGCTGGGTGCAGAACGACGCCCGGGGCCTGTTCGTCGAGGTCGAGGGGCCCGCATCCGCGATCGAGGCGTTCGAGCGCGACCTGACCGCCGGCGGGCCGCCGAACGCGCGCATCGAGTCGATCGCGGCGACCTGGGTCGAGGTCGACGGGGGCTCCGCCTTCTCGATCCGGACCAGCGAGCAGGTCGGCACGAAGACCGTGGCGGTGCTCGCCGACCTCGCGACCTGTCCCGACTGTCTCGACGAGGTGCTCGACCCCGCGGGGCGTCGCCACCGCTACGCCTTCACCAACTGCACCCGGTGCGGGCCGAGGTTCACGATCGTTCGCGAGCTGCCGTACGACCGCCCCCGGACCACGATGGCGGCGTTCGCGCTGTGCCCCGACTGCCGTCGCGAATACGAGGACCCCGCCGACCGCCGGTTCCACGCGCAGCCCGTGGCCTGCCCCGCGTGCGGGCCGACGCTCGTGCTCCGGGACGCCGACGGCCGCGCGCTCGCCGCCGGAGGCGGCGCGATCGACGCCGCGGCGGGCGCCTTGCGCGACGGGCGGATCGTGGCGGTGAAGGGACTCGGCGGCTTCCAGCTCCTGTGCGACGCGGCGGACGAAGGGGTCGTCGGCCGCCTGCGCGAGCGCAAGCGCCGCGAGGAGAAGCCGTTCGCCCTGATGGCCCGGGACCTCGACGCCGTGCGGGAGCTCGCCGAAACCGACGCCGCGGCGGAAGCCGCCCTCGCGGGCGCCGCCGCCCCGATCCTCCTGCTGCGTCGCAACGCGTCGGCCCGGGTGGCCCGCAACGTGGCGCCGGGCATGACGACGCTGGGGGTCATGCTCCCCGCGACGCCGATGCACCACCTGCTCCTTCGCGCGTACGAAGCCCCGGTCGTCGCGACGAGCGGAAACCTCAGCGATGAACCGATTTGCACCGAGGAGAGCGAGGCGCTCGACCGCCTCCGCGGGATCGCCGACGTCTTCCTCGTCCATGACCGGCCGATCGCGCGGCACGCCGACGACAGCGTCGCGTGGGTGCTGAGGGGCGAGACGCGCGTTCTGCGCCGCGCGAGAGGATTCGCCCCGCTCCCCGTCGCCGTTCCGAGCTCCCTTCCGGCGGTGCTCGCCGTCGGTGCGCACCAGAAGAACGCGGTGGCGCTCGCGCTCGGCCCTCGCGTCTTCCTCGGGCAACACGTCGGCGATCTCGACACGCCTCAGGCGCTCGCGGCGTTCGAACGCTGCGCGGACGACTTCCTGCGGCTCTGGGACGTCCGCCCGGAAGCGATCGCGTGCGACCTCCACCCCGACTACGCCTCCTCGCGCTGGGCGCGGGAGGCGGCGACGCCGGCCGGGCGCCTGCCGTCGGTTCCCGTCTTCGCGGTCCAGCACCACCACGCCCACCTGGCGTCGTGTCTCGCCGAGAACGGCGTCGACGGTCGCGCCCTCGGCGTCGTCTGGGACGGAACCGGCCTGGGCGACGACGGGACGATCTGGGGGGGGGAGTTCCTGCTGGGAGACGCCGCGGGGTACCGTCGCGTCGCGTCGCTGCGTCCCTTCCCGCTCCCGGGGGGAGACGCCGCCGCGCGCGAGCCCCGGCGGGTGGCGTTCGCGCTGCTCTGGGCGCTGGGAGACCCCGCTCCGCCGACGATCACGGACTTCACCGAGGCCGAACGGCGGCTGCTCACGCGTCAGCTCGAGCGCGGGCTTCACACGCCCACCACCTCGAGCATGGGCCGGCTGTTCGACGCAGTCGCGGCGCTGGCCGGGATCCGCCAGCGCAGCGCGTTCGAGGGCCAGGCCGCGATGCTCCTCGAGTCCGCGGCGACCGACGTCGCGTCGCGGCCCTACGCGCTTCCGGTCGTGTCGGGCGACGGCCGCCTCGAGCTCGACTGGCGGCCGCTCGTGGCGGAGATCGTCCGTGACGTCGCCGCGGGCGCGGAGGCCCGGGTCGTCGCCTCCCGCTTCCACGCCGCTCTCGTCGCGGCGATCGTCGAGGTCGCCCGCGCCGTGGCCGAACCGCGCGTCGCCCTCACCGGAGGCTGCTTCCAGAACCGCACCCTCGCCGAGCGGGCCGCGCGGGCGCTCGAAGCGGAAGGGTTCGAGATCCTGCTCCACAAACACGTCCCGCCGAACGACGGCGGTCTCGCGTTGGGTCAGGCGGTCGTCGCCGCCCGGCGCCTGCAGGAGGTCTGA
- the hypB gene encoding hydrogenase nickel incorporation protein HypB codes for MCDSCGCGDHELVPVEIQQKILVENDRTAAHNRAHFAEGGVLAINLMGSPGAGKTAVLERTATAFTQRFRLGAITADLATDRDALRLNRAGIPSLAITTGTACHLDARMVHDALHQFPWRDVEYLFIENVGNLVCPAVYDLGQAFNVVALSVTEGEDKPLKYPTMFHKADLVLITKHDLVPHLEVDVAAIEDAIRRVMPDPKVFVVSARTGEGFERWLKWLEARREELLVKPRAHAHLRPHPHVHPS; via the coding sequence ATGTGCGACAGCTGCGGCTGCGGCGACCACGAACTCGTTCCCGTCGAGATCCAGCAGAAGATTCTCGTCGAGAACGACCGGACCGCCGCGCACAACCGCGCGCACTTCGCCGAAGGCGGCGTGCTCGCGATCAACCTGATGGGCTCGCCGGGAGCGGGGAAGACGGCCGTCCTCGAGCGCACCGCGACCGCGTTCACGCAACGTTTCCGGCTGGGCGCGATCACCGCCGACCTGGCGACCGACCGCGACGCCCTCCGGCTGAACCGCGCGGGGATCCCGTCGCTGGCGATCACGACGGGGACCGCCTGCCACCTCGACGCGAGGATGGTCCACGACGCGCTCCACCAGTTCCCGTGGCGCGACGTCGAGTACCTCTTCATCGAGAACGTCGGAAACCTCGTCTGCCCGGCGGTGTACGACCTCGGACAGGCGTTCAACGTGGTCGCGCTGTCGGTGACGGAAGGGGAGGACAAGCCCCTCAAGTACCCGACGATGTTCCACAAGGCCGACCTCGTGCTGATCACCAAACACGACCTCGTTCCGCACCTCGAGGTGGACGTCGCCGCGATCGAGGACGCGATCCGTCGCGTGATGCCCGACCCGAAGGTGTTCGTCGTCTCCGCGCGCACCGGCGAGGGATTCGAGCGCTGGCTGAAGTGGCTCGAGGCGCGGCGGGAGGAGCTGCTCGTCAAGCCCCGCGCGCACGCCCACCTCCGTCCGCACCCTCACGTCCACCCCTCCTGA
- the hypA gene encoding hydrogenase maturation nickel metallochaperone HypA, translated as MHETSIVQALLEQVESQARAHKATSVQKVTLRLGELAGVEAELLATAFDVYREPTVAKGAALEIVRVPARYRCPQCSREVHRGDFLQCPDCAVGARLIAGDEIVLERLEMEVD; from the coding sequence ATGCACGAAACCTCGATCGTCCAGGCCCTGCTCGAGCAGGTCGAATCCCAGGCGCGCGCCCACAAGGCGACCTCGGTGCAGAAGGTCACCCTGCGGCTGGGCGAATTGGCCGGGGTCGAGGCCGAGCTCCTCGCGACCGCCTTCGACGTCTACCGCGAGCCGACGGTGGCAAAAGGGGCGGCCCTCGAGATCGTCCGGGTCCCGGCGCGTTACCGTTGCCCGCAATGTTCGCGCGAGGTGCACCGCGGGGACTTCCTGCAATGTCCCGACTGCGCGGTCGGGGCCCGACTGATCGCGGGGGACGAGATCGTCCTCGAACGGCTCGAGATGGAGGTGGACTGA
- a CDS encoding anti-sigma factor — translation MSATDHLPVELLSAHLDGEATAEERARVEAHLAGCESCRATLEDLRRIVDASAQLGAPELPEGLRERIASSILPPASGRRAWLGAAASLAAAGLVATAWYLQGPEAPRPQAPSAEVRSPEAAPPPPTPPPPPLRKPKPKPKPLPEPEVIATEGAARDAEAKHAPALEPEVRERVLDSFRREETTAPRPTAKASSAREATPERDENLAARAGAGLGDEPCGVVEFVEVSSDVAIARGPLEDALRRQGARPQPESRPGILEVIVPRSLWPECRRTLAEAGVRVEETRVESLPGACIGVRVRFPAP, via the coding sequence ATGAGCGCGACCGATCACCTCCCGGTCGAGCTCCTCTCCGCGCACCTGGACGGCGAGGCGACGGCGGAGGAGCGCGCGCGCGTCGAGGCTCACCTCGCCGGGTGCGAGAGCTGCCGCGCGACCCTCGAGGACCTTCGCCGGATCGTCGACGCATCGGCGCAGCTGGGCGCTCCGGAGCTTCCGGAGGGACTTCGCGAGCGCATCGCGTCCTCGATCCTCCCCCCCGCGTCCGGGCGTCGCGCGTGGCTCGGCGCCGCGGCCTCGCTCGCCGCGGCGGGGCTCGTCGCCACCGCGTGGTACCTCCAGGGGCCCGAAGCACCCAGACCGCAGGCTCCGAGCGCCGAGGTGCGATCCCCCGAGGCCGCGCCGCCGCCGCCGACACCGCCGCCGCCGCCGCTGCGGAAGCCGAAGCCGAAGCCGAAGCCGCTGCCGGAGCCCGAGGTGATCGCGACGGAAGGCGCCGCGAGGGACGCCGAGGCGAAGCACGCCCCGGCGCTCGAGCCCGAGGTGCGGGAGCGCGTCCTCGACTCCTTCCGGCGAGAGGAAACCACCGCGCCCCGCCCGACGGCCAAGGCGTCCTCGGCACGGGAAGCGACGCCCGAGCGCGACGAGAACCTCGCCGCGCGCGCCGGTGCCGGCCTCGGCGACGAACCTTGCGGCGTCGTGGAGTTCGTCGAAGTGTCGTCGGACGTCGCGATCGCTCGTGGTCCCCTCGAGGATGCGCTCCGACGGCAGGGTGCGAGGCCGCAACCGGAGTCCCGACCGGGGATCCTGGAGGTCATCGTGCCGAGGAGCCTCTGGCCGGAGTGTCGGCGAACCCTGGCCGAGGCCGGGGTCCGCGTCGAGGAGACGCGAGTGGAGTCGCTCCCGGGCGCGTGCATCGGCGTGCGGGTCCGATTCCCGGCCCCGTGA
- a CDS encoding sigma-70 family RNA polymerase sigma factor, which produces MLVPVRSASEDPDPEPAPIEEALVRRAREGDRGAFDRLVGLHLPRVWAVVARIVRHREDAEDVVQETFLTAHRSIADYRGDAAFSTWLHRIAVTRALNHLNRASVRLARASDPIDGDGVPELAASEAKTPLRALESKELLRRLADCLEKLPATWKAVVALRDAEELSYEEIARVLGIELGTVRSRLARARGSLKDCVEGGSR; this is translated from the coding sequence ATGCTCGTCCCCGTGCGAAGCGCCTCCGAGGATCCCGACCCCGAGCCGGCCCCGATCGAGGAAGCCCTGGTCCGACGCGCCCGCGAGGGGGACCGCGGCGCGTTCGACCGCCTGGTCGGACTCCATCTCCCGCGCGTCTGGGCGGTCGTCGCGCGGATCGTGCGGCACCGCGAAGACGCGGAGGACGTCGTGCAGGAGACCTTCCTCACCGCGCATCGCTCGATCGCGGACTACCGCGGGGACGCGGCGTTCTCCACGTGGCTCCATCGCATCGCGGTCACCCGCGCGCTGAACCACCTGAACCGAGCCTCGGTCCGGCTCGCGCGCGCGTCGGATCCGATCGACGGCGACGGGGTGCCGGAGCTGGCCGCCTCGGAGGCGAAGACGCCGCTGCGCGCCCTCGAGTCGAAAGAGCTCCTGCGTCGCCTCGCGGACTGCCTCGAGAAGCTCCCCGCGACCTGGAAGGCGGTGGTCGCGCTGCGCGACGCCGAGGAGCTGTCGTACGAGGAGATCGCGCGCGTTCTCGGGATCGAGCTCGGTACCGTGCGTTCGCGCCTGGCCCGCGCCCGGGGCTCGCTCAAGGACTGCGTGGAAGGAGGCTCGCGATGA
- the murB gene encoding UDP-N-acetylmuramate dehydrogenase encodes MNPAESRARALRDAGFRGEIRTEAPLAPFTTWRIGGPAELLATPDDPIDLVHALKWAAASGTPWRILGNGSNLLIRDEGVRGLVLRVRRTLDGIHVEGTRVVAGAGASFPAVANAAAHHGLAGLEFAAGIPGSVGGAVVMNAGWHQYETGNVVLRVDFLTPDGERELWPRERCAFGYRTSAFKGRAGIVLEATFGLAQDDPEAVRARLDQFAASRRQNQPTELPSCGSVFLKPPGDFAGRLIEAAGLKGAREGGIEVSTKHANFFVNVGGGTAHDVLALVARVEREVNERFGVKLQREFEVW; translated from the coding sequence ATGAACCCCGCCGAGAGCAGGGCCCGGGCGCTGCGCGACGCCGGATTCCGCGGCGAAATCCGGACGGAGGCGCCGCTCGCCCCGTTCACGACGTGGCGGATCGGGGGTCCCGCCGAGCTCCTCGCCACCCCCGACGACCCCATCGACCTCGTCCACGCCCTGAAATGGGCCGCGGCATCGGGGACGCCGTGGCGGATCCTCGGAAACGGCTCGAATCTGCTGATCCGGGACGAGGGGGTGCGCGGTCTCGTCCTGCGCGTACGCCGGACCCTCGACGGGATCCACGTCGAAGGGACCAGGGTCGTCGCGGGGGCCGGAGCCTCGTTCCCCGCCGTGGCGAACGCCGCGGCGCACCACGGGCTCGCCGGGCTCGAGTTCGCCGCGGGGATTCCCGGCTCGGTCGGCGGGGCGGTCGTCATGAACGCGGGGTGGCACCAGTACGAAACGGGGAACGTCGTGCTCCGCGTGGACTTCCTGACCCCGGACGGCGAGCGCGAGCTCTGGCCTCGCGAGCGCTGCGCCTTCGGCTACCGGACGAGCGCGTTCAAGGGCCGCGCCGGAATCGTCCTCGAAGCGACCTTCGGCCTCGCCCAGGACGACCCCGAGGCCGTGCGCGCCCGTCTCGACCAGTTCGCGGCGTCGCGCAGGCAGAACCAGCCGACCGAGTTGCCGTCCTGCGGCTCGGTCTTCCTCAAGCCGCCCGGCGACTTCGCGGGGCGCCTGATCGAGGCGGCCGGCCTCAAGGGCGCGCGCGAGGGGGGCATCGAGGTCTCCACCAAACACGCGAACTTCTTCGTCAACGTCGGCGGCGGCACCGCGCACGACGTGCTGGCGCTCGTCGCCCGCGTGGAGCGCGAGGTGAACGAGCGGTTCGGCGTGAAGCTCCAGCGCGAGTTCGAGGTCTGGTAG